A window of the Lactuca sativa cultivar Salinas chromosome 5, Lsat_Salinas_v11, whole genome shotgun sequence genome harbors these coding sequences:
- the LOC111918647 gene encoding FCS-Like Zinc finger 14 has protein sequence MADLKGKKTNKSRLSLKTLPFFLSSSNDQNKSVKRFGEQNGVVGLGIVVALNNESSGHNTQNPVFSVSPRSNPIPIFSKRPSKDDVEIELLEEYTCVISHVGNNMIKKREYFDDGFKRRSVNGGRTTSYWVSTTGGGGGVFCSPSPPVVIGGGTMFEDGDFLSSCHLCKKKLHGLDIFMYRGEKAFCSEECRYKQISIDEHKEKYASGVRKQPEYTESLCSSPMQLPAGMIVA, from the exons ATGGCGGATTTGAAGGGAAAAAAGACTAACAAGTCAAGATTATCACTAAAAACCCTACCTTTTTTCTTGTCTTCATCCAATGATCAAAACAAATCAGTAAAGAGATTTGGGGAACAAAACGGTGTCGTTGGGCTGGGAATTGTGGTCGCTTTAAACAACGAATCATCGGGTCATAATACCCAGAACCCGGTTTTCTCAGTTTCACCCAGATCCAACCCGATCCCGATATTTAGCAAGAGACCCAGTAAGGATGATGTTGAAATCGAGTTATTGGAGGAGTATACATGTGTGATATCGCATGTGGGGAATAATATGATCAAGAAAAGGGAGTATTTTGATGATGGGTTTAAGAGAAGAAGTGTTAATGGCGGTCGGACTACTAGTTATTGGGTCAGCACcaccggtggtggtggtggagtgtTTTGTTCTCCGTCGCCTCCGGTGGTTATTGGTGGTGGAACGATGTTTGAGGATGGGGATTTCTTGAGTTCTTGTCATCTTTGTAAGAAGAAGCTTCATGGATTGGATATCTTCATGTACAG AGGTGAGAAAGCGTTTTGTAGTGAAGAATGTCGATACAAGCAAATCTCCATTGATGAACACAAAGAGAAGTATGCGTCGGGTGTGAGGAAACAGCCAGAATACACTGAATCTCTATGCTCCAGTCCTATGCAGCTTCCTGCTGGGATGATTGTAGCATGA